A portion of the Acidobacteriota bacterium genome contains these proteins:
- a CDS encoding cytochrome c3 family protein: MTNQTRRVLLAAPAVWLCATLLVASQNSAAPASTPQPQAPAAAPAAVPAASPVTVPANPDEAYKDDVHQQAGVTCASCHGTGAPGPIDRTKIASLCASCHSDPTYMRKFRPQVRTDQHAQYVTSVHGMQMVKGETRVATCSDCHNAHGVRPVKDARSPVAPVNVAQTCAKCHADANRMTPFNRDPAVRRLVAQCACGGLVAAGRYVGSHVQHVPWQPRRHASGHRLGGQHLFDVPCARSRAVSIQHEARGV; encoded by the coding sequence GTGACGAACCAGACACGCCGCGTGTTGCTGGCGGCGCCTGCCGTGTGGCTCTGCGCCACGCTGCTGGTGGCCAGCCAGAACTCCGCCGCACCCGCATCCACACCCCAGCCGCAGGCACCGGCCGCGGCGCCGGCTGCAGTGCCGGCCGCCTCTCCGGTGACCGTGCCGGCGAATCCGGATGAAGCGTACAAGGACGATGTGCACCAGCAGGCGGGCGTGACGTGCGCGTCCTGTCACGGCACGGGCGCGCCGGGGCCCATCGACCGCACCAAGATCGCATCGCTGTGCGCGTCATGCCACAGCGACCCCACCTACATGCGCAAGTTCCGGCCGCAGGTGCGCACTGACCAGCACGCGCAGTATGTGACGAGCGTGCATGGCATGCAGATGGTCAAGGGCGAGACGCGCGTGGCGACGTGCAGTGATTGCCACAACGCGCATGGTGTGCGTCCGGTGAAGGATGCGCGGTCGCCGGTGGCGCCGGTGAACGTGGCGCAGACCTGCGCCAAGTGCCACGCCGACGCGAATCGGATGACGCCGTTTAATCGCGACCCAGCGGTACGACGACTGGTCGCACAGTGTGCATGCGGCGGCCTTGTTGCAGCGGGGCGATACGTCGGCTCCCACGTGCAGCACGTGCCATGGCAGCCACGGCGCCACGCCTCCGGGCATCGACTCGGTGGCCAACATCTGTTCGACGTGCCATGTGCGCGAAGCCGAGCTGTATCAATCCAGCACGAAGCGCGTGGCGTTTGA
- a CDS encoding cytochrome c3 family protein yields MREAELYQSSTKRVAFEAAEQPACLTCHNNHKIVHPQDSWIDLKEPALCATCHSEDMAGAALIRTVRSGFDTLTTKFDAAKAQLDRAEAAGMLVDEGMSALREATEQRVRLRVAVHAFAEAPFKESLDLGVAAADRAQHAADAAMKELNTRRRGLALATLVILGFLLTLAVKIRHLPPPAST; encoded by the coding sequence GTGCGCGAAGCCGAGCTGTATCAATCCAGCACGAAGCGCGTGGCGTTTGAAGCGGCTGAGCAGCCGGCGTGCCTGACCTGCCACAACAATCACAAGATCGTGCATCCGCAGGATTCGTGGATCGATCTCAAGGAGCCGGCGTTGTGTGCGACATGCCATTCCGAAGACATGGCAGGCGCGGCACTGATTCGCACGGTGCGCTCAGGCTTTGACACGTTGACCACCAAGTTCGACGCGGCGAAGGCGCAGCTCGACCGGGCGGAAGCTGCCGGGATGCTCGTGGACGAAGGGATGTCGGCGTTGCGCGAGGCCACCGAACAACGGGTGCGCCTGCGTGTGGCCGTCCACGCGTTCGCCGAAGCGCCGTTCAAGGAATCACTGGACCTCGGAGTGGCCGCGGCCGACCGGGCTCAGCATGCGGCCGATGCCGCCATGAAGGAACTCAACACCCGCCGCCGGGGACTGGCGCTCGCGACGCTGGTCATTCTCGGCTTTCTCCTCACATTGGCGGTGAAAATCCGTCACCTTCCACCCCCAGCGTCAACCTGA